From the genome of Pseudomonas sp. TMP9, one region includes:
- a CDS encoding Na(+)-translocating NADH-quinone reductase subunit A translates to MINIKHGLDLPITGAPAQRIEAARPVRSVAVIGFDYHGMKPSMEVEVGDRVKLGQVLFSDKKSVGVQYTAPAAGVISAIHRGEKRVLQSVVIDVEGDEQITFDRFAVDKLAAIGDAKVREVLLQSGLWTALRTRPFSKVPAADAMPSSIFVTAIDTQPLAANPTVVIAEHAADFENGLQVLGNLAKVFLCKAEGASLPGEQLSSVRTEAFAGPHPAGLVGTHIHFLDPVTAIKSVWSINYQDVIAVGKLFSTGQLWTERVIALAGPVVEQPRLLRTRLGANLSELTAGELQPGFNRVISGSVLGGRTAQGAYAFLGRYHLQVSCLAEGNEREMMHYLRAGVNKHSVMNIFVSKLMAAKKFAFSTTTNGSPRAMVPVGNYEAVMPLDILPTQLLRYLIVGDTEMAQKLGCLELDEEDLALCTYVCAGKYEFGPILRDNLARIEKEG, encoded by the coding sequence ATGATCAACATAAAACATGGGCTTGATTTGCCCATAACAGGCGCGCCGGCGCAGCGTATCGAGGCTGCAAGGCCGGTACGTAGCGTCGCCGTCATAGGCTTCGATTACCATGGCATGAAACCGTCCATGGAAGTCGAGGTCGGTGATCGGGTCAAGCTGGGTCAGGTGCTGTTTTCAGACAAGAAATCAGTAGGCGTGCAGTACACCGCTCCTGCTGCAGGCGTTATCAGCGCTATCCACCGGGGTGAGAAGCGTGTGCTGCAGTCCGTGGTGATTGATGTTGAGGGTGATGAGCAAATCACTTTTGATCGGTTCGCGGTGGACAAGCTGGCAGCTATTGGCGACGCCAAGGTGCGTGAGGTTCTGCTGCAATCTGGCTTGTGGACCGCGTTACGCACCCGTCCGTTTAGCAAGGTGCCAGCTGCTGATGCCATGCCCAGTTCGATCTTTGTGACCGCCATTGATACTCAACCGCTGGCCGCCAACCCAACAGTGGTGATTGCAGAGCATGCTGCTGACTTTGAGAACGGTTTGCAGGTGTTGGGTAATCTGGCCAAAGTGTTTCTGTGTAAAGCAGAGGGCGCCAGCTTGCCGGGTGAGCAGCTCAGCAGCGTGCGCACCGAAGCGTTTGCCGGGCCTCACCCAGCTGGTTTAGTGGGTACGCACATTCATTTCCTGGACCCCGTGACCGCCATCAAAAGCGTCTGGTCGATCAATTATCAGGATGTGATTGCCGTCGGCAAACTGTTCAGCACCGGGCAACTGTGGACTGAGCGGGTGATTGCGCTGGCCGGCCCCGTTGTTGAACAGCCTCGTTTGCTGCGTACCCGCTTGGGTGCAAACCTCAGTGAGTTGACTGCCGGCGAGCTGCAGCCTGGATTTAACCGGGTTATTTCCGGCTCGGTGCTGGGTGGCCGAACCGCGCAGGGCGCTTACGCCTTCCTCGGTCGCTACCACTTGCAGGTGTCTTGCCTGGCCGAAGGCAATGAGCGCGAAATGATGCATTACCTGCGTGCTGGGGTGAATAAGCACTCAGTGATGAACATTTTTGTCTCTAAGTTGATGGCGGCGAAGAAATTTGCATTCTCCACCACCACCAACGGCAGCCCACGCGCCATGGTGCCGGTGGGTAATTACGAAGCAGTGATGCCACTGGATATCCTGCCGACTCAACTCTTGCGCTACCTGATCGTCGGTGACACCGAGATGGCCCAAAAATTGGGTTGTCTAGAGCTCGACGAAGAAGACCTGGCCCTGTGCACCTACGTGTGTGCCGGCAAGTATGAATTCGGTCCGATCCTGCGCGACAACCTCGCGCGTATCGAAAAGGAGGGTTAA
- a CDS encoding NADH:ubiquinone reductase (Na(+)-transporting) subunit B, producing MGIRGFLDKIEHNFEKGGKYESWYALYEAIDTFFYRPASVTKTTAHVRDGIDLKRMMITVWLCTFPAMFFGMWNTGYQANLIFANSPELFAAQEGWRFALIGSLAGFDPNSLWDNFIQGAAYFLPVYAVTFIVGGFWEVLFASIRKHEVNEGFFVTSVLFALILPPSIPLWQVALGISFGVVIGKEVFGGTGKNFLNPALTGRAFLFFAYPAQLSGDAVWTAVDGYAGATSLSLAAAGGIENVVSNGITWASAFVGTIHGSMGETSTLAILIGGGILLITKIASWRIVTGVMLGMVGFSLLLNMMGSDTNPMFAMPWYWHLVVGGFAFGMFFMATDPVSSSMTHTGKWIFGALIGVMVVMIRVINPAFPEGMMLAILFANLFAPLIDHFVVQANIKRRLARNV from the coding sequence ATGGGTATCCGTGGATTCCTCGATAAAATCGAGCACAACTTTGAAAAAGGCGGCAAATATGAGAGCTGGTATGCCTTGTATGAAGCCATCGACACCTTCTTCTACCGTCCTGCCAGCGTAACCAAGACCACTGCCCATGTGCGTGACGGTATCGACCTCAAGCGCATGATGATCACCGTCTGGCTGTGTACATTCCCGGCGATGTTCTTCGGCATGTGGAACACCGGTTACCAAGCCAACCTGATTTTTGCCAACAGCCCAGAGCTGTTTGCTGCCCAGGAAGGCTGGCGCTTCGCCTTGATTGGCTCGCTGGCCGGGTTTGACCCAAACAGCCTGTGGGATAACTTTATCCAAGGCGCGGCTTACTTTCTGCCGGTTTACGCGGTGACGTTCATCGTCGGCGGCTTCTGGGAAGTGCTGTTTGCCTCGATCCGCAAACACGAAGTTAACGAAGGTTTCTTCGTGACCTCGGTGCTGTTTGCCTTGATTCTGCCGCCGAGCATTCCGCTGTGGCAGGTTGCACTGGGTATCAGCTTTGGCGTGGTGATCGGCAAGGAAGTGTTTGGCGGTACGGGCAAGAACTTCCTTAACCCGGCGCTAACTGGTCGTGCCTTCCTGTTCTTCGCCTACCCGGCGCAGCTGTCCGGTGATGCAGTGTGGACGGCGGTTGACGGCTATGCCGGCGCTACCTCGCTGAGTCTTGCGGCGGCAGGCGGCATCGAAAACGTAGTCAGTAACGGCATCACTTGGGCAAGCGCCTTTGTCGGCACTATCCATGGCTCAATGGGTGAAACCAGCACGCTGGCGATATTAATTGGCGGCGGCATTTTGCTCATCACTAAGATCGCCTCTTGGCGCATCGTCACAGGTGTAATGCTCGGCATGGTGGGATTCAGCCTGCTGCTGAATATGATGGGCTCGGACACTAACCCGATGTTTGCCATGCCTTGGTATTGGCACTTAGTTGTGGGTGGTTTTGCCTTCGGCATGTTCTTTATGGCCACCGACCCGGTGTCATCATCCATGACCCATACCGGTAAGTGGATTTTCGGTGCGCTGATCGGTGTGATGGTGGTGATGATCCGCGTGATCAATCCGGCGTTCCCGGAAGGCATGATGCTGGCGATTCTGTTCGCCAACCTATTTGCACCGTTGATCGACCACTTTGTCGTCCAAGCCAATATCAAGCGGAGGCTGGCGCGTAATGTCTAG
- a CDS encoding Na(+)-translocating NADH-quinone reductase subunit C translates to MSSQKESTVRTLTVAFLVCLVCSIFVAGAAIALKPTQVENRQLDKQRSILAIAGLGQPSMSGTQVKDMFKGAITAKLVDLETGKFSDAKDPLTFDPLKSSKNPKLSSALSSDEDIASIKRLERYTTVYVVEKNGEMDTLIMPVRGYGLWSTLYGFIAIKGDLNTIAGMGFYQHAETPGLGGEVDNPKWKDQWLGKTLFDENGKLSVAVVKGGVDPQSPKAIHQVDALAGATLTSKGVDNLLNFWLGQNGFGPFIANLRAGEA, encoded by the coding sequence ATGTCTAGTCAAAAAGAATCCACTGTCCGCACGCTGACAGTGGCCTTCCTGGTGTGTTTGGTCTGTTCAATATTTGTCGCCGGTGCGGCTATTGCGCTCAAACCGACTCAGGTTGAAAACCGTCAGTTAGACAAGCAGCGCAGCATTCTGGCGATTGCTGGGCTGGGGCAGCCGAGCATGTCAGGGACGCAGGTCAAAGACATGTTTAAAGGGGCTATCACAGCCAAGCTGGTTGACTTGGAAACGGGTAAGTTCTCGGATGCCAAGGACCCGCTGACCTTTGATCCGCTTAAATCGTCCAAAAATCCCAAACTGTCCAGCGCCCTCAGCAGTGATGAAGACATCGCGTCGATCAAGCGTCTGGAGCGTTATACCACCGTGTATGTAGTGGAAAAAAACGGTGAAATGGACACGTTGATCATGCCCGTGCGCGGTTACGGTTTGTGGTCAACGTTGTACGGCTTTATCGCCATCAAAGGTGACCTTAATACGATTGCCGGCATGGGCTTCTACCAGCACGCCGAGACTCCCGGTCTAGGCGGTGAGGTGGATAACCCGAAGTGGAAAGATCAGTGGCTGGGTAAAACCCTGTTCGATGAAAACGGTAAATTGTCTGTTGCTGTGGTCAAGGGCGGTGTCGATCCACAAAGCCCAAAAGCCATTCACCAAGTTGATGCACTGGCTGGTGCAACACTGACCAGTAAGGGCGTGGATAACCTGCTGAATTTCTGGCTGGGCCAGAACGGCTTTGGTCCGTTTATCGCTAACCTGCGCGCTGGGGAGGCTTAA
- a CDS encoding NADH:ubiquinone reductase (Na(+)-transporting) subunit D: protein MSQPTIKEVLFNPIFNNNPIGLQILGICSALAVTSNLKTALVMSIALTLVTGFSNLFISMIRSQIPSSIRMIVQMVIIASLVIVVDQVLKAYAFSLSKQLSVFVGLIITNCIVMGRAEAFAMQNPPVLSFFDGIGNGLGYSAFLVALGIIRELFGAGKLMGYEIIPVINDGGWYQPNGMLLLPPSAFFLIGLFIWAIRSWKTDQLEKPSFKMAPQVSNKEAY, encoded by the coding sequence ATGTCGCAGCCAACTATTAAAGAAGTTCTGTTTAATCCAATTTTCAACAACAACCCGATTGGTTTGCAGATTCTCGGTATCTGTTCCGCCTTGGCGGTGACCTCGAACCTGAAAACCGCGCTGGTCATGTCGATTGCGCTGACGCTGGTCACCGGGTTTTCCAACCTATTTATCTCGATGATTCGCAGTCAGATCCCCAGCTCCATCCGCATGATCGTGCAGATGGTGATCATTGCATCCTTGGTTATCGTGGTGGATCAGGTGCTCAAGGCTTATGCCTTCAGTTTGTCCAAACAACTGTCGGTATTCGTCGGCCTGATCATCACCAACTGTATCGTGATGGGTCGTGCTGAAGCCTTTGCCATGCAAAACCCGCCAGTGCTATCGTTCTTTGACGGTATTGGCAACGGCCTCGGTTACAGTGCGTTTCTGGTGGCTCTGGGCATCATTCGTGAGTTGTTCGGTGCCGGTAAGTTGATGGGCTACGAGATCATCCCGGTGATCAACGACGGCGGCTGGTATCAGCCCAACGGTATGCTCCTGCTACCACCTTCGGCATTCTTCCTGATCGGCCTGTTCATTTGGGCTATCCGGAGCTGGAAAACAGACCAGCTCGAGAAGCCCAGCTTCAAGATGGCGCCGCAAGTTTCGAACAAGGAGGCCTACTAA